A genomic stretch from Chitinophagaceae bacterium includes:
- a CDS encoding DinB family protein, which translates to MKELLSHYAAYNLWANKAITEAILEMDEQLHQQIVKSSFPNLYATFLHMWYAESAWWQRMEGHTLIMIPSRQFNPTMKEAINGLLQQSTDWKQWAEQCTEEELKREFDYKNIKGQPFRSAIWQVVQHLFNHGTYHRGQLVTMMRELGVTEIPQTDFIHYMRSLK; encoded by the coding sequence ATGAAAGAATTGTTATCGCATTACGCTGCTTATAATTTGTGGGCCAACAAAGCTATCACTGAAGCTATTCTTGAAATGGATGAACAGCTGCATCAGCAGATTGTAAAAAGCAGCTTCCCCAACTTATATGCAACTTTTCTGCATATGTGGTATGCAGAGAGTGCGTGGTGGCAGCGAATGGAAGGACATACCCTGATCATGATCCCCAGCAGGCAGTTTAATCCAACCATGAAAGAAGCGATCAATGGATTGTTGCAGCAGTCAACCGATTGGAAACAATGGGCTGAGCAATGTACAGAAGAAGAGTTGAAACGGGAGTTTGACTATAAGAATATCAAAGGCCAGCCTTTTCGTTCGGCAATATGGCAGGTAGTTCAGCATTTATTTAATCATGGAACTTATCACCGTGGGCAACTGGTAACAATGATGCGGGAGTTGGGAGTTACTGAAATACCTCAAACCGATTTTATACATTATATGCGAAGTCTTAAGTAA